One genomic segment of Brassica napus cultivar Da-Ae chromosome A3, Da-Ae, whole genome shotgun sequence includes these proteins:
- the LOC106440185 gene encoding phospho-N-acetylmuramoyl-pentapeptide-transferase homolog, producing MRSIPLTGSSYRFHHPNPFRSPESLPLLSVTRLRVLQSASPSSFKFNVARHGCTMGHNSSFSVKAFDDDSFDYDSGDIFAAAYSISSSEGEESDGEYGLNVVTETTAQRLAKFPRGRKKHRIRYGINLGLLAFLTLLLLFMDSFAWKIVRLPLPPYFLSLPFFTSAILVTLAGYICVPMLDRMKVHEPIRRLGLVTHSRRQTIPTMGGLFFVPIGVVVAIAMTRFCSVEVAGAAAVTLVFAAVGIVDDSLSLCSDNNNGLSAKIQLLLEGAVGTGFAFWLERASISSPYGMKMLVPLPSPLGLICLGKLYLLLTSLYFVSMGNLVKATDGLDGLAGGIAALAFVAMAIVVLPICSDLSIFGASMAGACFGFLLHNRYRASVSMGGTGSLAIGGALAAMAACSGMFLPLFISSGVSILEAASVIIQVAFYSATKRLKGKGRRVFKTVPFHHHLRLSGLKEPMIVTMAYVISSLLSLSAAYIGLISV from the exons ATGAGATCTATACCGTTGACTGGGAGCTCATACCGATTCCATCATCCGAATCCGTTTCGATCTCCCGAATCGCTGCCTCTCCTCTCCGTCACTCGTCTTCGCGTCCTCCAATCTGCATCTCCCTCTTCCTTCAAG TTCAATGTAGCAAGGCATGGATGCACCATGGGGCATAATAGCTCTTTCTCAGTCAAGGCCTTTGATGAC GATTCATTTGATTATGATTCCGGTGACATATTTGCTGCTGCTTATTCCATTTCTTCTAGTGAAGGCGAAGAGAGCGATGGTGAGTACGGTCTCAATGTGGTTACTGAAACAACCGCACAAAGGCTCGCCAAGTTCCCTAGGGGCCGCAAAAAGCACAG GATCAGATACGGGATTAATTTGGGGCTTCTTGCCTTTTTGACACTCCTGCTTTTATTTATGGACTCTTTTGCTTGGAAGATTGTTAGACTCCCTCTCCCTCCATATTTCTTGAGCCTGCCCTTCTTCACATCGGCTATTTTAGTCACCTTAGCAGGTTACATTTGCGTTCCCATGCTAGACAGAATGAAAGTGCATGAGCCAATTAGGAGACTAGGGCTAGTTACTCATAGCCGTAGACAAACAATCCCCACAATGGGTGGTTTGTTCTTTGTTCctattggtgttgttgttgcaaTAGCCATGACTAGATTCTGTTCCGTAGAAGTCGCTGGAGCAGCGGCTGTAACTCTAGTGTTTGCAGCGGTTGGTATAGTTGATGACTCTTTAAGCCTCTGCAGTGATAATAACAACGGTTTATCTGCAAAGATACAACTCCTTTTGGAG GGAGCGGTCGGGACAGGTTTTGCGTTTTGGTTGGAGAGAGCAAGCATATCATCTCCTTATGGCAT GAAAATGTTGGTCCCTTTGCCTTCACCATTAGGTCTCATTTGCTTGGGAAAACTTTACCTATTGTTGACATCGTTATACTTCGTTTCAATGGGGAACTTAGTCAAAGCAACCGACGGTCTGGATGGATTGGCTGGAGGTATTGCTGCCTTGGCTTTCGTTGCTATGGCAATAGTAGTTCTTCCTATTTGCTCTG ATCTTTCTATTTTTGGAGCTTCGATGGCTGGAGCTTGCTTTGGGTTTCTACTTCACAATCGGTACAGAGCATCTGTGTCCATGGGAGGTACTGGATCATTGGCCATCGGTGGAGCTTTGGCTGCAATGGCTGCTTGCTCTGGAATGTTCTTGCCATTGTTCATATCCTCTGGTGTTTCTATCTTGGAAGCAGCTTCTGTCATTATTCAG GTAGCGTTTTACTCGGCGACTAAGCGTTTAAAGGGAAAAGGGCGTCGGGTTTTCAAAACAGTGCCGTTTCATCATCACCTAAGGCTCAGTGGCTTGAAGGAACCAATGATAGTAACAATGGCATATGTTATATCGTCTTTGCTCTCTCTTTCAGCAGCTTACATAGGTCTTATCTCTGtataa
- the LOC106444384 gene encoding glycine-rich cell wall structural protein 2-like yields the protein MRKMKGDFLTLALISLLLAISFVHGGGESGTPAHSAVSQNSPTGGSSGASGSAHGPNWEYDWGWGSTPEGGYGYGSGSGSGSGSTPDGGKGSGFGFGSGSGTGVVSGGGGATGGGSGHGSGTGQANEGGGSGGGNGAASPGRRERSQHR from the coding sequence atGAGGAAAATGAAAGGTGATTTTCTCACATTGGCTCTTATATCTTTACTATTGGCTATCTCATTTGTTCATGGAGGAGGAGAGTCTGGAACCCCTGCTCATTCGGCGGTCAGCCAGAATAGTCCGACCGGAGGGTCCAGCGGTGCAAGTGGTTCGGCTCATGGACCTAATTGGGAATATGATTGGGGATGGGGATCAACACCAGAAGGTGGTTATGGCTATGGTTCTGGTTCAGGTTCAGGTTCAGGTTCAACACCAGATGGAGGAAAAGGGtccgggtttgggtttggttctGGTTCAGGAACTGGTGTTGtctcaggaggaggaggagccacAGGCGGTGGCTCTGGCCATGGTAGTGGGACCGGACAAGCAAATGAAGGCGGTGGCTCAGGGGGTGGAAATGGTGCAGCTTCTCCAGGTCGTAGAGAAAGGAGCCAACACCGTTAA
- the LOC106444383 gene encoding glucan endo-1,3-beta-glucosidase 14-like, with product MTSRTVARLPNLINVFLLLSLVLSGNILQKATSLGINYGQVGNNLPSPDKVINLLRSLRITKTRIYDTNPQILTSFANSNIEIIVTIENQVLTLLQDPQQALQWVDSHIKPYIPATRITGIMVGNELFTDEDSSLIGYMMPAIINIHKALVQLGLDRYIEVSSPSSLAVLAESYPPSAGSFKPEVSSVMQQLLQFLEATRSPFWINAYPYFAYKDNPNKIPIDYVLFNRNIGMTDPNTRLHYDNMMYAQVDAVAFAAAKLGYRNIEVRVAETGWPSKGDAGEVGASPTNAATYNRNLMMRQFAGEGTPARRNSRLDVYIFALFNEDMKPGPTSEKNYGIFRPDGSLAYNLGFSTMSTTTANSESVTYSSYATKAKMTLEYWTILMLAMIQVVVSRLS from the exons GAAATATACTACAGAAAGCAACGTCTCTTGGTATCAATTACGGACAAGTTGGGAACAATTTGCCTTCACCGGATAAAGTTATTAATCTCTTGAGATCTCTAAGGATCACCAAAACAAGAATTTACGACACTAATCCTCAAATTCTTACTTCCTTCGCAAATTCAAACATAGAGATCATCGTCACCATCGAAAATCAAGTTTTAACGTTGTTACAAGATCCTCAACAAGCTCTCCAATGGGTGGATTCTCACATCAAACCCTATATTCCGGCCACAAGGATCACCGGAATCATGGTCGGAAACGAGCTTTTCACCGACGAAGACTCTAGTTTAATCGG ATACATGATGCCGGCGATAATTAACATCCACAAAGCCTTGGTCCAATTAGGTTTAGATAGATACATTGAAGTCTCGTCTCCAAGCTCTCTTGCCGTCCTAGCCGAATCTTATCCTCCATCAGCCGGAAGTTTCAAACCAGAGGTCTCCTCGGTGATGCAACAACTTCTACAATTCTTGGAAGCCACGAGATCTCCTTTTTGGATAAATGCTTACCCTTACTTTGCCTATAAAGACAACCCAAACAAAATCCCCATCGACTATGTCCTATTCAACCGAAACATCGGTATGACCGATCCCAACACAAGACTACATTACGACAACATGATGTATGCTCAAGTCGATGCGGTTGCTTTCGCTGCTGCGAAACTAGGGTACCGTAACATAGAAGTTAGGGTTGCGGAAACAGGGTGGCCTTCAAAAGGAGATGCTGGAGAGGTTGGAGCGTCTCCTACGAATGCTGCCACTTATAATAGGAATCTTATGATGAGACAATTCGCCGGCGAAGGTACTCCGGCGAGACGGAATTCAAGGTTAGATGTTTATATATTCGCCTTGTTCAATGAGGATATGAAACCGGGTCCTACTTCTGAGAAAAATTATGGAATATTTCGACCCGATGGATCATTGGCTTACAATTTGGGATTTTCTACGATGTCGACTACCACTGCGAATTCAGAATCTGTCACATATTCATCTTATGCCACTAAG GCAAAGATGACCTTGGAGTATTGGACAATTTTGATGTTGGCGATGATTCAAGTTGTAGTGTCGAGACTATCTTAG